AGATAAACAGCCAATATTATATTCCTCATAAGAGAACTATAGCCTTGTAATATTTCTGCTCCATAGCTATTGATAATAACTAAGTCCTCTGATTTTCTTTTTGTAATGTCTGTAAAAAACCTTTCTATTTTTCTATCTAAACCTGTTATTACTAATGCTTTTTTGATATTCCCCATGTTTATACCTCCTAATTAAGCAATTTTGCTATTTCATAATATAATGGGATTCCAATAATTAAATTTAATGGGAATGTTACACCTAGCGATAATCCCAAATAAATAGAAGGATTCGCTTCTGGTACAGATGTTTTTAATGCGGCTGGTGCAGCAATATAAGAAGCGCTGCCTGCTAAGACTCCCATCAATGTAGCTCCACCTAGTGATAAACCTGTAAAGCTTCCAATATAAACTCCTAATGTTCCCAAAAACAAAGGGGTACTTAAACCAAATATTAAAAGCTTTACTCCGTGCTGCCTAACTTCTGGTAATCGTTGTCCGGCTATTAGTCCCATATTTAATAAGAATAGAATGAGAACACTATAATATAAATCCATGAACAGGGGTTTCACCATTGGAATAATCTCTTCACCAAGAGCCAAGCCGATCAATAAGCTACCAAGTAAAAGCAAGATACTTTTACCAAAAAGGCTTTCTCTGATTACTTTTTTATCAAATAATTTGATGGATGCTGGTACAAACCCTATGCTATGAGTCGGCACATTTAATGTAGTTTTGTTTTTTTCTATTATTTTCATTAAAAAGATAGAAACCAAAATTGCTGGGCTTTCCATCAACACAACCATTGCATTCATAAATCCTTCATAATCTGTACCATTGCTATCGAGAAAAGAAATGGCAGCCCCATACGTAACAATACTTATAGATCCATAGGTAGCTGCAAGACCAATGGAGTTTTTAAAATCCATCTTCATCAAACGCATAATAAAAAGGATGATAAAGGGGATTATCGCCCCTATTAGCAGAGTGGCTA
This window of the Sutcliffiella horikoshii genome carries:
- a CDS encoding sodium-dependent bicarbonate transport family permease, producing the protein MSEIIIQNLLSPVVLFFVLGLLAAMFKSDLKFPNGLSEGLSIYLLIAIGLKGGIELSQYSLHSVIRPIIATLLIGAIIPFIILFIMRLMKMDFKNSIGLAATYGSISIVTYGAAISFLDSNGTDYEGFMNAMVVLMESPAILVSIFLMKIIEKNKTTLNVPTHSIGFVPASIKLFDKKVIRESLFGKSILLLLGSLLIGLALGEEIIPMVKPLFMDLYYSVLILFLLNMGLIAGQRLPEVRQHGVKLLIFGLSTPLFLGTLGVYIGSFTGLSLGGATLMGVLAGSASYIAAPAALKTSVPEANPSIYLGLSLGVTFPLNLIIGIPLYYEIAKLLN